From Tiliqua scincoides isolate rTilSci1 chromosome 2, rTilSci1.hap2, whole genome shotgun sequence, the proteins below share one genomic window:
- the SPMIP6 gene encoding sperm microtubule inner protein 6 — protein sequence MFLFAHKTKTPISTYADSFRPPNTMKKTFEEAPVTMWSENKFVTQGLAVPRLDSQVDQAHLEKMVKKAVQEYSYKNTIEPTAYRPYKYWVTREEEKYNPVFIGDDRYATWRTGPYNSAAWNKYTTYLPRIPREAGMETILRGMPMQYPPKPERLNNYEREVVVNMLNSLSRKQLPSIQHHYTIPGRMPYQGYYSPCTGRHYCLRGMDYYVDGAPSNERQISQLVEKIVRNFPYYDHHQGMTLCARVPDLPPSFPYMNLKWETSHFKRTGGPQRDSYIIHPEFASECLPTPPCW from the exons ATGTTCCTCTTTGCACACAAAACCAAGACCCCCATCAGCACCTATGCTGACTCCTTCCGGCCTCCAAACACCATGAAGAAGACCTTCGAGGAGGCCCCGGTGACCATGTGGAGTGAAAACAAGTTTGTGACGCAG GGCTTAGCAGTGCCCAGATTGGACAGTCAGGTCGACCAAGCCCACCTGGAGAAGATGGTAAAGAAGGCGGTGCAAGAATATTCCTACAAGAACACGATAGAGCCAACGGCCTACCGACCGTACAAGTACTGGGTGACGAGGGAAGAAG AGAAGTACAACCCAGTATTCATCGGAGATGACAGGTACGCAACCTGGAGGACTGGTCCCTACAACAGTGCGGCGTGGAACAAATATACCACCTACCTTCCACGGATCCCCAGG GAGGCTGGGATGGAGACGATACTTCGCGGGATGCCCATGCAGTACCCTCCAAAACCTGAGCGGCTCAACAATTATG AACGGGAAGTTGTGGTTAACATGCTCAACAGCTTGTCGCGGAAGCAGCTTCCCTCCATCCAGCACCACTACACCATCCCTGGCCGGATGCCGTATCAAGGCTACTACAGTCCCTGCACCGGGCGCCATTACTGCTTGCGAGGCATGGACTACTACGTGGACGGAGCACCCAGCAACGAGAGGCAGATCAGCCAATTAGTTGAGAAGATTGTAAG gaATTTCCCATATTACGACCACCACCAAGGGATGACTCTGTGCGCACGTGTGCCCGACCTGCCGCCGTCTTTCCCATATATGAACCTTAA GTGGGAAACAAGTCATTTCAAGAGGACTGGGGGACCACAGAGGGACAGCTATATAATTCACCCTGAGTTCGCTTCAGAGTGCCTCCCCACCCCGCCGTGTTGGTAG